AAAACCTCCGCTATAGGTGAGCAAGACACAGTACTGGATGTTGCTTGCGGCCCGGGCATCCTGGCTCTGGCTATAGCAGAACAGGCCAAACAGGTTACAGGAATTGACAAGGTGCCCGACATGATAAAAAGGGCAAAACAGCTGCAGCAGGGAAAAAACATAAAAAATGTTTCATGGGAGATTGGAGACATATATACACTACCCTACCAGGACAACTCCTTTGAGGTGGTAATAACCAGGTACTCCTTCCACCACCTGCTTCACCCCTTTAAAGCCCTGATGGAGATGAAAAGGGTATGCAAACCGGACGGCACAGTAACCATAGTTGACGTAGCCCCTTTACCGGAAAGCCAGAAAGGCTATAACCGGGTAGAAAAACTTCGAGACCCTTCTACCACTAAAGCCCTTACCCCCCGGCAATTCTTGGATTTAGCCCAAAAATCAGGATTGAAGAACATAGAAAACAAATACTATAAACTCCCCAGAGAACTGGAAGATCAGTTAGCCAATTCTTTTCCCAATAAAGGAGATGACCAAAAAATAAGGGAATTGATAAAAGAAGACCTGGGTACCAATCATACCGGGTTTTCCCCCTATGAAAAAGATGGCTTAATATACATGAATTATCCTCAAATAATCATGGTTTGCCGTAAAACATAATCATACCTTACAGCCATTTTACTTCATCAGGGATAAACCGGCTAAATATTTTAATTATATCCTGTTTAGAAGAG
The sequence above is a segment of the Actinomycetes bacterium genome. Coding sequences within it:
- a CDS encoding class I SAM-dependent methyltransferase; this translates as KTSAIGEQDTVLDVACGPGILALAIAEQAKQVTGIDKVPDMIKRAKQLQQGKNIKNVSWEIGDIYTLPYQDNSFEVVITRYSFHHLLHPFKALMEMKRVCKPDGTVTIVDVAPLPESQKGYNRVEKLRDPSTTKALTPRQFLDLAQKSGLKNIENKYYKLPRELEDQLANSFPNKGDDQKIRELIKEDLGTNHTGFSPYEKDGLIYMNYPQIIMVCRKT